The Pseudanabaena sp. PCC 6802 genomic interval TGGAAAATCGCAAACTTAACTAAGATTTAGACCTATGAAGCAATTCAAAAAGGTGCGTCGCTATTATCGTTTAGCATTCATCACTTTGCTGGCAGCCATAGTTCTATCTATTAGCTGGGTTGCCATCTCAGCCGTTGCCAAACTTTTTGCTCCTGGCCCTGCAACGGCACCTCCACCAGAAGCGATCGCGGTTTCAACTGCAACCCCCTCCGCCAGTCCATCGCCAGAAACAGCGATCGTCAAAGCGCCGGAAAGCGATCGACAGCCGAAGTTAGGCCATTTCCCCTACAGTGAAAGCCAGGATCTGGATATGGTTTATATCGGCAGTTATGCGGAGAAAGAGAATCAGAGATTCGAGAAGCTATCGCTTGAAGCAGCCCTAGCACTAATGAAGCTAATCTACGCAGCAAGAGACGATAACACCTGGATTGTTCCCGTGTCAGGCTTCCGCAGTATAGAGCAACAGGAAAAACTCTATAAGGATCAAATCCAGCGACGAGGTTCTGAAACAGAGGCAGCAAAGATTAGTGCGCCCCCTGGCTACAGCGAGCACCATACTGGTTATGCCGTAGACCTGACCGATGGCAATTCTCATCTCACCGATCTAACATATAAGTTTGCCGAATCCGATGCATTTCGATGGCTGAGCCAGCACGCTCGGGAATACGGATTCGAGCTATCTTTCCCACAAAATAACTTCCAAGGCGTGAGCTACGAACCCTGGCATTGGCGCTTTGTCGGCTCGCCCAAGGCAGAGGAAATATTTAAGCAAGCCAG includes:
- a CDS encoding M15 family metallopeptidase — translated: MKQFKKVRRYYRLAFITLLAAIVLSISWVAISAVAKLFAPGPATAPPPEAIAVSTATPSASPSPETAIVKAPESDRQPKLGHFPYSESQDLDMVYIGSYAEKENQRFEKLSLEAALALMKLIYAARDDNTWIVPVSGFRSIEQQEKLYKDQIQRRGSETEAAKISAPPGYSEHHTGYAVDLTDGNSHLTDLTYKFAESDAFRWLSQHAREYGFELSFPQNNFQGVSYEPWHWRFVGSPKAEEIFKQARAESHQLDRKSNGKDVL